One Spinacia oleracea cultivar Varoflay chromosome 4, BTI_SOV_V1, whole genome shotgun sequence DNA segment encodes these proteins:
- the LOC130471881 gene encoding uncharacterized protein, which translates to MINKIPGVPTPIKEASLDSYVDSPYADPIDAIDIPKWFIPPNMPMYDGTTNPREHILTYKQRMMTIPVPKYMREASLCKGFGSTLIGPSLKWLTSLPNGCITSFAHLDNMFNQQFASSRCLEKQTSDLYRVAQRPDEPLKDYIARFIKEKVTVPECDVPTGIEAFRQGLYGETDLWTDLIKYPYKTFEDAQAKATAQVRLDEPPLKDGESGAVAPKSSKPESKKDPSKWCDFHADIGHTTNECVALRREVAYLNKNGYLKDVMSDKARGVVNKDNSNSPSRPPPPPPHTKTVNFIARGSDVCGLTYSAAKRHARENEIDRPTRVVATKYLTPITFDESDAGDISDKHHDGLVISIPFGNCMIKRVLVDNDSSTNVMMLDALKEMVLNPDIDVVKKSTVLIGFSGEAKTTFGEVSLTVYAQGVNQQALDSRHEGHPIDIPSNHQIPNSEIKGDHQESKESYKAALKPSATNKSSL; encoded by the exons ATGATAAATAAAATTCCGGGAGTGCCAACACCAATAAAAGAAGCCAGCCTAGACAGTTATGTTGACTCACCATATGCCGACCCCATCGACGCAATTGACATCCCGAAGTGGTTCATCCCACCCAATATGCCTATGTACGACGGAACGACAAACCCAAGGGAGcatatcttgacctacaagCAGCGGATGATGACAATCCCAGTTCCCAAGTACATGAGGGAGGCTAGTCTTTGCAAAGGATTCGGTTCGACATTGATTGGACCCTCCTTGAAGTGGTTAACCAGCCTGCCAAACGGATGCATCACTTCCTTTGCTcacctcgacaacatgttcaatCAGCAATTCGCCAGCAGCAGGTGTTTGGAGAAACAAACAAGCGACCTATACCGTGTGGCTCAACGTCCAGACGAACCTCTGAAGGATTACATAGCTCGCTTCATCAAGGAGAAGGTGACTGTACCTGAGTGTGACGTCCCCACGGGAATCGAAGCATTCAGGCAAGGGTTGTATGGCGAAACCGACCTATGGACGGATCTGATCAAATACCCCTACAAGACGTTCGAAGACGCCCAAGCCAAAGCAACGGCTCAAGTCAG gttAGATGAACCACCTCTCAAAGATGGGGAAAGCGGTGCAGTGGCACCGAAGTCCAGTAAACCCGAGTCAAAGAAGGATCCCTCAAAATGGTGTGACTTTCATGCCGACATTGGTCATACTACCAACGAGTGCGTGGCATTAAGAAGAGAAGTGGCATACTTGAATAAGAACGGATACCTCAAGGACGTTATGTCAGACAAAGCTCGTGGCGTCGTCAATAAAGACAACTCCAACTCTCCttctcgacctcctccacctccccctcatactaaaactgtaaaTTTTATTGCTAGAGGTTCTGACGTTTGTGGTTTgacttattctgcagcgaagagaCACGCTCGAGAGAACGAGATAGACAGACCTACCCGAGTTGTCGCCACAAAATACCTAACCCCTATTACTTTTGATGAATCTGACgcaggggacatctcggatAAACATCACGACGGTTTGGTGATATCCATCCCTTTTGGaaactgcatgatcaaacgagtcctaGTCGACAACGATAGCTCCACCAATGTTATGATGCTCGACGCCCTTAAGGAGATGGTGCTCAACCCAGATATAGATGTCGTCAAAAAATCCACGGTGTTGATAGGATTCAGCGGCGAGGCGAAGACTACCTTTGGAGAAGTCAGTCTAACTGTTTATGCCCAAGGGgtcaaccaacag GCCTTGGAttcacgacatgaaggccatcccatCGACATACCATCAAACCATCAAATTCCCAACTCGGAAATCAAAGGGGATCACCAAGAATCCAAAGAATCTTACAAGGCAGCCTTAAAGCCCTCAGCCACCAATAAATCTTCTTTATAG